A genomic segment from Rubrobacter tropicus encodes:
- a CDS encoding (Fe-S)-binding protein produces the protein MRVALFVPCYVDLVNPEVGVSVVRVLRKLGVEVVYPQGQTCCGQPAFNSGFFDEARSVGRHFMDVFEGEEWDHVVCPSGSCATMVSHYYPFIYENLPDERDRAEELAPRVREFSDFLVNVLGVTDFGAKLEGRAVFHTGCHQRRELGVLEEPQELLKNVENLELLDWRNEELCCGFGGTFSVKMPDVSVAMADEKIKALVESGADTLISCDSSCLMHLKGRLARKGRDTRVLHLAQVLDGNGG, from the coding sequence TTGAGGGTCGCGCTATTCGTTCCGTGCTACGTGGACCTTGTCAACCCCGAGGTGGGCGTGAGCGTGGTGCGCGTGCTCCGCAAGCTCGGCGTCGAGGTCGTCTACCCGCAAGGGCAGACCTGCTGCGGCCAGCCGGCCTTCAACTCGGGCTTCTTCGACGAGGCCAGGTCCGTCGGGCGCCACTTCATGGACGTCTTTGAAGGGGAGGAGTGGGACCACGTGGTCTGCCCCTCGGGCTCCTGCGCCACGATGGTCAGCCACTACTACCCGTTTATCTACGAGAACCTCCCCGACGAGCGCGACCGCGCCGAGGAGCTGGCCCCGCGCGTCAGGGAGTTCTCGGACTTCCTGGTCAACGTGCTCGGCGTAACAGATTTCGGGGCGAAGCTCGAGGGCCGCGCGGTCTTCCACACGGGATGCCACCAGCGGCGGGAGCTCGGGGTGCTCGAAGAGCCGCAAGAGTTGTTGAAGAACGTAGAGAACCTGGAGCTTTTGGACTGGCGCAACGAGGAGCTCTGTTGCGGGTTCGGGGGGACCTTCTCGGTGAAGATGCCCGACGTCTCCGTGGCGATGGCCGACGAAAAGATAAAGGCGCTCGTGGAGAGCGGGGCGGATACCCTGATCTCCTGCGACTCCAGTTGCCTGATGCACCTCAAGGGACGCCTGGCCCGCAAGGGCCGCGACACCCGCGTGCTGCACCTCGCCCAGGTGCTCGACGGAAACGGGGGATAG
- a CDS encoding nickel pincer cofactor-dependent isomerase, group 22: MQTERPVYEEIEELLRGVEQPRFALIEQSVDSPAALSDVRGAVREALKGVEVPSGSVAVGVGSRGVGGIAEVVAALVGVLKERGAEPFVVPAMGSHGASTAEGQADVLRHLGVSEETAGCPVRATMESVKIGETPAGVEVFMDKNAYEADSVIVVNRIKPHTAFRGAVESGPTKMLAIGLGKQRGAHSIHSAGWHAIHETIPQAARVAVETGKVAFGLAVLENADEEPYRVAAIPADNLEEAEAPLLEEAKKKLLRLPFEDLDVLIVDEIGKNISGDGADPNVTGRYPTTAASGGPRIERVVFLGLTEETGGNANGLGAADVVTERLAGAMDRPSTYMNALTSTTPVPVKIPMVMPNERMALAAALTMCAGVSPAGARIVRVQNTLKLRRMWVSEALLEEVERDERLRVVQGPQEMRFDEGGTSA, from the coding sequence GTGCAGACAGAGAGGCCGGTTTACGAGGAGATCGAGGAGCTTCTGCGGGGCGTCGAGCAGCCGCGGTTCGCCCTCATCGAGCAGTCGGTGGATTCCCCCGCTGCCCTGTCGGACGTTCGGGGGGCCGTCAGGGAGGCCCTGAAGGGCGTCGAGGTGCCCTCCGGCTCGGTCGCCGTTGGGGTCGGGAGCCGGGGTGTTGGCGGCATCGCGGAGGTCGTGGCGGCGCTCGTGGGGGTCCTGAAGGAGCGGGGGGCCGAGCCTTTCGTCGTGCCGGCGATGGGGAGCCACGGGGCGTCCACGGCCGAGGGGCAGGCGGACGTGTTGAGGCACCTGGGCGTCAGCGAGGAGACCGCCGGGTGCCCCGTCCGGGCGACCATGGAGTCCGTGAAGATCGGGGAGACGCCTGCGGGCGTCGAGGTCTTTATGGACAAGAACGCTTACGAGGCCGATTCCGTGATCGTGGTCAACAGGATCAAGCCGCACACCGCGTTCCGCGGGGCGGTGGAGAGCGGACCGACGAAGATGCTCGCGATCGGTCTCGGCAAACAGCGGGGCGCCCACTCCATTCACTCGGCCGGCTGGCACGCCATCCACGAGACCATCCCCCAGGCCGCCAGGGTCGCCGTCGAGACGGGCAAGGTCGCCTTCGGCCTCGCCGTCCTAGAGAACGCCGACGAAGAGCCGTACAGGGTGGCCGCCATCCCGGCCGATAACCTGGAAGAGGCCGAGGCGCCGCTGCTCGAAGAGGCGAAAAAGAAGCTCCTCAGGCTCCCCTTCGAAGACCTCGACGTGCTGATAGTCGACGAGATCGGGAAGAACATAAGCGGCGACGGCGCGGACCCGAACGTGACCGGACGCTACCCCACCACCGCCGCTTCGGGGGGACCGAGGATAGAGCGCGTGGTCTTTCTCGGCCTCACGGAGGAGACGGGCGGCAACGCCAACGGCCTCGGGGCCGCGGACGTCGTGACGGAGCGGCTGGCGGGCGCTATGGACCGCCCGTCCACCTACATGAACGCCCTCACCTCGACGACGCCCGTGCCCGTCAAGATCCCGATGGTCATGCCGAACGAGAGGATGGCCCTCGCCGCCGCCCTCACCATGTGCGCCGGCGTCTCCCCGGCGGGGGCCCGGATCGTTCGCGTCCAGAACACCCTCAAGCTCCGCCGCATGTGGGTCTCGGAAGCCCTGCTCGAAGAGGTGGAGAGAGACGAGAGGCTGCGGGTTGTCCAAGGGCCGCAGGAGATGCGCTTCGACGAGGGCGGCACGTCGGCCTGA
- a CDS encoding fatty acid desaturase family protein yields the protein MIQEHRAAKRESEPRSSRAHWLLELAGIAAFSVLAILLGAEVYLGAGGFGHAWLLPAVAVLAYLAADLASGFVHFLADNFGSEETPILGPNFIGPFRDHHVDPEGITRNDFVDNNGNNCLASVPFMLLVWLFVPVATTAWGYFFGAFFLMVCLAVFLTNQFHQWAHMDAPPGWVARLQGWGLVLSKEHHDVHHESPYDTYYCITVGVWNPLLDRLRFFERAERLIRRTIPGTDPLLRSERDGSLNG from the coding sequence ATGATCCAGGAACATCGGGCCGCGAAACGAGAATCCGAACCGCGCAGCAGCCGGGCGCACTGGCTGCTGGAGCTCGCCGGTATCGCGGCGTTCTCCGTGTTGGCGATCCTGCTCGGGGCCGAGGTCTACCTCGGGGCGGGGGGCTTCGGCCACGCGTGGCTCCTGCCGGCCGTGGCCGTCCTGGCCTACCTGGCGGCCGATCTGGCCTCCGGCTTCGTCCACTTTCTGGCCGACAACTTCGGCTCCGAAGAGACCCCGATCCTCGGCCCGAACTTTATAGGCCCCTTTCGAGACCACCACGTGGACCCCGAGGGGATAACGCGCAACGACTTCGTCGACAACAACGGGAACAACTGCCTGGCGAGCGTCCCGTTCATGCTCCTCGTCTGGCTCTTCGTCCCCGTCGCCACGACGGCCTGGGGCTACTTCTTCGGCGCGTTCTTCCTAATGGTCTGTCTGGCCGTCTTCCTGACGAACCAGTTCCACCAGTGGGCGCACATGGACGCGCCCCCGGGCTGGGTCGCCAGGCTCCAGGGTTGGGGCCTGGTCCTCTCCAAAGAGCACCACGACGTCCACCACGAGAGCCCCTACGACACCTACTACTGCATCACCGTAGGCGTCTGGAACCCGCTTTTGGACCGGCTGCGGTTCTTCGAGCGGGCCGAACGCCTCATCCGGCGCACGATACCGGGCACCGACCCCCTCCTCCGCTCAGAGCGTGACGGCAGCCTGAATGGGTAG
- a CDS encoding sugar ABC transporter substrate-binding protein has translation MGGRISLVLIAGVLALTLAACGAQVRDSGGGDGGGGQEGPLRIAVVPKAVGFDFWEQVRIGAQCAAKEAGGSEVRIQWDGVTAETNVSGQVDLLTNFATQGVDGMVYAATDAKVLADVSQNALDQGVTVVNIDSGTDPQPKQVPVVATDNVAAAEEATEYLVEEMGGKGEVAFIPFQPGTATNDTRTEGFKNVLEKNPDVELVAEQSSESDQNVALEVTENILTANPNLDAIYAANEPGVLGAAEAVRRAGKEGDITIVGWDTAPDEVKAVEEGVVSALVAQNPFRMGYDGVNAAVDAIRSDAQLEDIDTGSTLVTQDNLDDPDVKAVLDPSCSNKPEVSE, from the coding sequence ATGGGTGGACGAATTTCTTTGGTGCTGATCGCCGGGGTCCTCGCCCTGACCCTGGCCGCGTGCGGCGCCCAGGTGAGGGATTCGGGCGGCGGGGACGGCGGGGGCGGCCAGGAGGGGCCGTTGCGGATCGCGGTCGTCCCGAAGGCGGTCGGCTTCGACTTCTGGGAGCAGGTCCGTATCGGCGCCCAGTGCGCGGCGAAAGAGGCCGGGGGCTCGGAGGTCAGGATCCAGTGGGACGGCGTCACGGCCGAGACGAACGTCAGCGGCCAGGTCGACCTGCTGACGAACTTCGCGACCCAGGGCGTCGACGGCATGGTCTACGCCGCCACGGACGCCAAGGTCCTCGCCGACGTCTCCCAGAACGCCCTCGACCAGGGCGTCACCGTCGTGAACATAGACTCCGGCACCGACCCGCAACCGAAGCAGGTCCCGGTGGTCGCCACGGACAACGTCGCCGCCGCCGAGGAGGCCACGGAGTACCTGGTCGAGGAGATGGGCGGCAAGGGCGAGGTCGCGTTTATCCCGTTCCAGCCAGGCACCGCCACGAACGACACCCGCACCGAAGGCTTCAAGAACGTCCTCGAAAAGAACCCGGACGTCGAGCTCGTCGCCGAGCAGTCCAGTGAGAGCGACCAGAACGTCGCCCTGGAAGTGACCGAGAATATCCTGACGGCCAACCCGAACCTCGACGCCATCTACGCCGCAAACGAGCCTGGCGTGTTGGGGGCCGCCGAGGCCGTCCGCAGGGCCGGCAAGGAGGGCGACATAACCATCGTCGGCTGGGACACCGCCCCGGACGAGGTCAAGGCCGTAGAAGAAGGCGTAGTGAGCGCGCTGGTCGCCCAGAACCCCTTCCGCATGGGCTACGACGGCGTCAACGCGGCCGTAGACGCGATCCGCAGCGACGCCCAACTGGAGGACATAGACACCGGATCGACCCTCGTCACCCAGGACAACCTCGATGACCCGGACGTAAAGGCCGTCCTCGACCCGAGCTGCTCGAACAAGCCGGAGGTTAGCGAATAG